The uncultured Bacteroides sp. DNA segment AACAGATTGCTCAACCATATAAAAGATCGATTATGAAAAAAGTTACAAAAGAACAATACGAATTTTCATTGGCAAGAATTGAAGAACTTTTGCCTTTGGTTGACGATAATACCCCTGCTAATGATAAGAATGCAGTTGAACTTACAGTGGTATCTGATATTGTTATAGCTTATGAAAAAGACCACTATCCAATAGAAAAACTAACAGTGTCGGAATTGATAGGATTATCTTTAGAAGAAAAAGGTATGACACAAAGACAACTTGCCGGAGAAATTGGAATAAGTCCTTCTCGTGTTAATGATTATATTTCAGGGCGTTCGGAACCCACTTTGAAAATTGCAAGATTGCTTTGTCGAGTGTTGAATATATCTCCCACAGCAATGTTGGGATTTTAATTGATGCTAATATTTGTTTTAGAAGGAGAATAATAATAAACCCTAGTAATAAAAGAACGTTCTTTTATTACTAGGGTTTATTGATAAATTGTTTCTCTTAAATCAAAAACAGTTAGTTAGTTTCTCTTTTAGAAATTGTCCGGTATAACTATCAGCGCAAGCAGCTACTTCCTCGGGCGTTCCGCAAACAACCAGATTACCACCTTTGTCGCCGCCTTCCGGTCCAAGGTCTATCACATGATCGGCACACTTAATCACATCCATGTTATGCTCTATAATCAGGATGGTATGCCCACGACGGATTAATGCGTCGAAAGCTTCGAGCAGCTTACGTATATCGTGAAAGTGTAGTCCGGTAGTCGGCTCATCGAAGATAAATAGCGTAGGGTCTGCCTTTTCCTGACTTAGATAGAAGGCCAGCTTCACACGTTGGTTCTCGCCTCCGGAAAGTGTGGACGATGATTGTCCCAGTTTCACATAACCCAGTCCTACCTCTTGTAAAGGAGCTAACTTTTTAATGATCTTCTTTTGTCCGTGCTTGGTGAAGAACTCAACAGCCTCGTTCACAGTCATTTGAAGCACGTCATAAATGTTAACATCGTGAAA contains these protein-coding regions:
- a CDS encoding helix-turn-helix domain-containing protein gives rise to the protein MKKVTKEQYEFSLARIEELLPLVDDNTPANDKNAVELTVVSDIVIAYEKDHYPIEKLTVSELIGLSLEEKGMTQRQLAGEIGISPSRVNDYISGRSEPTLKIARLLCRVLNISPTAMLGF